One genomic window of Brienomyrus brachyistius isolate T26 chromosome 16, BBRACH_0.4, whole genome shotgun sequence includes the following:
- the LOC125709661 gene encoding sodium-driven chloride bicarbonate exchanger-like has translation MDAKDQGAQMEPLLPTVETPIGARRERNDEEAVVDRGGARSMLKTNFEKEELEGHRTLYIGVHVPLGKKSHRRHRHHSHRNRKRDRERDSGAEDSRENLSQDTPSQRVQFLLGTEDDDEEHIPHALFTELDEICLREGQDAEWKETARWLKFEEDVEDGGERWSKPYVATLSLHSLFALRSCILNGTVMLDMRASSMEEVSDMVLDQQETSGPLGEEVRKKIRDALLKQHHHQNQKKLANRIPIVRSFADIGKKQSEPHSMDKNSQTAPPQSQSAIPEGRGEVSRENSAVDFSKIDLHFMKKIPAGAEASNILVGELEFLERPLVVFVRLSPAIMLNGLAEVPITTRFLFILLGPLGKGQQYHEIGRSIATLMTDEIFHDVAYKAKDRSDLVAGIDEFLDQVTVLPPGEWDPSIRIEPPKNVPSQEKRKVPPLPNGMAELGEAEHGGHGGPELQRTGRLFGGLVLDIKRKAPRYLSDYTDGISLQCLASFLFLYCACMSPVITFGGLLGEATEGRISAIESLFGASMTGIAYSLFAGQPLTILGSTGPVLVFEKILFKFCKEYGLSYLSLRTCIGLWTAFFCLLLVATDASSLVCYITRFTEEAFASLICIIFIYEALEKLIHLGETYPFNMNNNLEKLTQYSCACVEPVNPTNATLRYWNENNITSSQVNWMGLDVKDCLKTRGEFVGSACGPHGPYTPDVLFWSIVLFFSTVAMSSFLKDFKTSRYFPTKVRSIISDFAVFITIATMVLVDYALGVQSPKLQVPNEFKPTRDDRGWLVNPLGPNPWWTVLVTAIPALLCTILIFMDQQITAVIINRKEHKLKKGCGYHLDLLMVGVMLGVCSIMGLPWFVAATVLSISHVNSLKLESECSAPGEQPKFLGIREQRFTGLMIFLLMGCSVFMTSVLKFIPMPVLYGVFLYMGASSLRGIQFFDRLKLFGMPAKHQPDFIYLRHVPLRKVHLFTIIQLSCLVLLWVIKTSRAAIVFPMMVLALVFIRKLLDFLFTKRELSWLDDLMPESKKKKLEDEQQEEEESVVAEEGIVQVPLEGPYKDDPSTVNISEEMAKASFGNEWKTLGTDAAKELTSKSSLS, from the exons AGGAATGACGAGGAAGCAGTGGTGGATCGGGGCGGTGCTCGGTCCATGCTGAAAACCAACTTTGAGAAGGAAGAACTGGAAG GCCACCGGACCCTGTACATCGGTGTCCACGTCCCCCTGGGTAAGAAATCTCACAGGAGACACCGGCACCACAGTCATCGGAACCGCAAGAGGGACAGGGAGCGGGACTCTGGGGCTGAGGACAGCCGGGAAAATCTCAGCCAAG ACACTCCATCCCAGAGGGTTCAGTTCCTGCTCGGCACCGAGGACGATGATGAGGAGCACATCCCTCACGCCCTCTTCACGGAGCTGGATGAGATCTGCCTGCGCGAAGGCCAGGATGCCGAGTGGAAGGAGACCGCCAG GTGGCTGAAGTTCGAGGAAGACGTGGAGGATGGCGGAGAGCGCTGGAGCAAGCCCTACGTGGCCACGCTGTCCCTGCACAGCCTGTTCGCCCTGCGCAGTTGCATCCTCAACGGCACTGTCATGCTGGACATGCGGGCCAGCTCCATGGAGGAAGTTTCAG ACATGGTTCTGGACCAGCAGGAGACATCTGGTCCCCTGGGCGAGGAGGTGCGCAAAAAGATCCGAGACGCCCTGTTGAAGCAgcaccaccaccagaaccagaaGAAGCTGGCCAACCGGATCCCCATCGTCCGCTCCTTCGCCGACATCGGCAAGAAGCAGTCGGAGCCACACTCGATGGACAAGAACA GTCAGACCGCCCCACCCCAGTCACAGTCCGCTATCCCTGAGGGTCGAGGCGAGGTCAGCAGGGAAAACAGCGCAGTGGACTTCAGCAAG ATAGACCTACACTTCATGAAGAAGATTCCGGCAGGTGCCGAGGCCTCCAACATCCTGGTCGGCGAGCTGGAGTTCCttgagcgccccctggtggtgttTGTGAGGCTCTCGCCCGCCATCATGCTCAACGGCCTGGCCGAGGTCCCCATCACTACCCG GTTCCTGTTTATCCTGCTGGGGCCCTTAGGGAAAGGACAGCAGTACCACGAAATCGGCAGATCCATCGCAACGTTAATGACAGATGAG ATCTTCCACGATGTGGCGTACAAGGCAAAGGACCGCAGTGACCTAGTGGCCGGCATCGATGAGTTCCTCGACCAGGTCACAGTGCTGCCCCCGGGGGAGTGGGACCCCTCCATCAGGATAGAGCCCCCAAAAAATGTACCTTCTCAG GAGAAGCGGAAGGTGCCACCTCTGCCCAATGGCATGGCGGAGCTGGGCGAGGCTGAACATGGAGGACATGGGGGCCCAGAGCTGCAGCGCACGGGGAG GCTGTTTGGTGGTCTGGTCCTGGACATCAAGCGCAAGGCGCCCCGCTACCTGTCAGACTATACGGACGGCATCAGCCTGCAGTGTCTGGCCTCCTTCCTGTTCCTGTACTGCGCCTGCATGTCCCCCGTGATCACATTTGGGGGGCTGCTTGGGGAGGCGACCGAGGGACGCATA AGTGCGATTGAGTCGCTCTTCGGGGCCTCGATGACAGGGATAGCGTACTCCCTCTTTGCAGGCCAGCCGCTCACCATCCTCGGCAGCACTGGGCCCGTGCTTGTGTTTGAGAAGATCCTCTTCAAGTTCTGCAA GGAGTACGGCCTGTCCTACCTCTCACTGCGAACCTGCATCGGCCTCTGGACGGCGTTCTTCTGCCTGCTCCTCGTGGCCACCGACGCCAGCTCTTTGGTCTGCTACATCACACGCTTCACGGAGGAAGCCTTTGCTTCCCTGATCTGCATCATCTTTATCTATGAGGCCCTGGAGAAGCTAATCCACCTGGGAGAAACGTACCCCTTCAACATGAATAACAACCTGGAGAAGCTCACTCAGTACTC ATGTGCTTGTGTTGAGCCTGTAAATCCCACCAATGCCACCCTGAGGTACTGGAACGAAAACAATATCACATCGTCGCAGGTCAACTGGATGGGTCTGGATGTCAAG GACTGCCTGAAGACGCGAGGCGAGTTTGTGGGTTCTGCCTGTGGCCCCCATGGCCCCTACACCCCCGACGTGCTCTTCTGGTCCATCGTGCTCTTCTTCTCCACCGTGGCCATGTCGTCTTTCCTGAAGGACTTCAAGACCAGCCGTTACTTCCCCACCAAG GTGCGGTCCATCATCAGTGACTTTGCAGTCTTCATCACCATTGCCACGATGGTGCTTGTCGATTATGCGCTTGGAGTTCAGTCTCCAAAGCTTCAGGTCCCCAACGAGTTCAAG CCCACCAGAGATGACCGTGGCTGGCTTGTCAACCCTTTGGGACCCAACCCATGGTGGACCGTCCTTGTGACGGCTATCCCTGCCCTGCTCTGCACCATCCTCATCTTCATGGACCAACAGATCACCGCTGTCATCATCAACAGGAAGGAGCACAAGCTGAAG AAAGGCTGCGGCTACCACCTGGATCTCTTAATGGTGGGCGTGATGCTGGGCGTGTGCTCCATCATGGGCCTGCCCTGGTTCGTGGCCGCCACTGTGCTCTCCATCTCGCACGTCAACAGCCTGAAGCTGGAGTCGGAGTGCTCGGCCCCCGGGGAGCAGCCCAAATTCCTGGGCATCCGCGAGCAGAGGTTCACGGGCCTCATGATCTTCCTGCTGATGGGCTGCTCCGTCTTCATGACCTCTGTCCTCAAG TTTATTCCCATGCCTGTGCTTTATGgagttttcctttacatgggGGCGTCGTCCCTGAGAGGGATTCAG TTCTTCGATCGCCTGAAGCTCTTTGGCATGCCTGCAAAGCACCAGCCTGACTTCATCTACCTGCGCCATGTGCCTCTGAGGAAGGTCCACCTCTTCACCATCATCCAGCTCAGCTGTCTGGTGCTCCTGTGGGTCATCAAAACTTCCAGAGCAGCAATCGTCTTCCCAATGATG GTGTTGGCTCTAGTTTTCATCCGCAAGCTTCTGGATTTCCTGTTCACCAAGCGCGAGCTGAGCTGGTTGGACGACCTGATGCCAGAGAGCAAGAAGAAGAAGCTGGAGGATGAACAGCAGGAG GAAGAGGAGAGTGTTGTGGCAGAAGAGGGGATTGTTCAGGTACCACTGGAGGGGCCTTACAA AGATGACCCTTCTACGGTGAATATTTCTGAGGAAATGGCGAAAGCCTCATTTGGTAATGAGTGGAAAACCCTCGGCACGGACGCTGCGAAGGAGCTGACATCCAAAAG CTCCCTTTCCTAA